One Desulfovibrio aminophilus DSM 12254 DNA segment encodes these proteins:
- a CDS encoding formate dehydrogenase accessory protein FdhE, whose product MTTDPKDIVAGLEKKLGQLRENEYLPPELVRLVGGVARRQGEAQAAARFEVPDPAVLTSPEENLQGRPLLARESFPVDRDLARVLFEEFLNLLTELGGDLEEAAGVVRTARESGELDLEQALDAFLSGDDAWFAAFGQRTPNAPRVLNFLVQAALTPGLAAAAARLAEGLDLETPRQHGHCPVCGSLPLISNLEGKEGRRQVTCSFCRTSYRVRRLACPFCDHADPQGSRSFTVQEIPGYRVEVCDSCRSYMKTADFREMDRPSVPVLDDLESLPLDYLAQKQGFRRPTLSAWGF is encoded by the coding sequence ATGACGACCGACCCGAAAGACATCGTGGCAGGGTTGGAAAAAAAGCTCGGCCAACTGCGGGAGAACGAATACCTTCCCCCCGAGCTGGTACGCCTGGTGGGCGGGGTGGCCCGCCGTCAGGGCGAAGCCCAAGCCGCGGCCCGCTTCGAAGTCCCGGACCCGGCCGTCCTGACCTCGCCCGAGGAAAACCTCCAGGGACGGCCTCTCCTGGCCCGGGAATCCTTCCCGGTCGACCGCGATCTGGCCCGCGTCCTGTTCGAGGAATTCCTGAATCTGCTCACGGAACTGGGCGGCGACCTGGAAGAGGCCGCCGGGGTCGTCCGCACGGCCCGGGAATCCGGGGAACTGGACCTGGAACAGGCCCTGGACGCCTTCCTGAGCGGCGACGACGCATGGTTCGCCGCCTTCGGGCAGCGCACGCCCAACGCCCCTCGTGTGCTGAACTTCCTGGTCCAGGCGGCGCTCACTCCGGGCCTCGCGGCCGCGGCCGCCCGGCTGGCCGAGGGCCTCGACCTGGAGACGCCCCGGCAGCACGGCCATTGCCCGGTCTGCGGCAGCCTGCCCCTCATCTCGAATCTCGAAGGCAAGGAAGGCCGACGCCAAGTCACCTGCTCCTTCTGCCGCACCTCCTACCGCGTCCGGCGTCTGGCCTGCCCCTTCTGCGACCACGCCGACCCGCAGGGCTCACGCTCCTTCACGGTCCAGGAAATCCCCGGTTATCGGGTGGAGGTCTGCGATTCCTGCCGCTCGTACATGAAGACGGCCGATTTCCGGGAAATGGACCGTCCGTCCGTGCCGGTGCTCGACGATCTGGAGTCCCTGCCCCTGGACTATCTGGCCCAGAAACAGGGCTTCCGGCGTCCCACGCTCTCGGCCTGGGGCTTCTAG
- the fdhD gene encoding formate dehydrogenase accessory sulfurtransferase FdhD, giving the protein MPDAYEYEIDAFGPHGFRRERIEAIREAPLTILLNGREVVTLLCTAKHPEYLAVGFCKSDALITDPSQLKGVRIEDRGDRILAEVETRHDPLEGRTIQRSITSGCGKGTNFDRNVATVSRRRIDAPLRVSPEQLLRLAAELHARSTLYSRTRGCHNSSLCTPDEMLIFREDIGRHNAIDMIVGQCFLEGIPTQDKMIVSTGRVASEILLKAARIGVPVLASTAVATRFSVELAREIGITLVGNIQDDGLWVYNAAGRIAGL; this is encoded by the coding sequence ATGCCCGACGCTTACGAATACGAGATCGACGCCTTCGGACCGCACGGCTTTCGACGCGAACGCATCGAGGCCATCCGCGAGGCGCCTCTGACCATCCTGCTCAACGGCCGCGAGGTGGTCACCCTGCTCTGCACGGCGAAACACCCGGAATACCTGGCCGTGGGCTTCTGCAAATCCGACGCTCTGATCACCGACCCGAGCCAGCTCAAAGGCGTGCGCATCGAGGACCGGGGGGACCGCATCCTGGCCGAGGTGGAGACACGCCACGACCCCCTGGAGGGCCGAACCATCCAACGTTCCATCACCTCCGGCTGCGGCAAGGGCACCAACTTCGACCGCAACGTGGCCACCGTGTCCCGACGGCGCATCGACGCCCCCCTGCGCGTGAGCCCGGAACAACTCCTGCGTCTGGCCGCCGAGCTGCACGCGCGTTCCACCCTCTACTCCCGCACGCGCGGCTGCCACAATTCGTCCCTCTGCACCCCGGACGAGATGCTCATCTTTCGAGAGGACATCGGACGGCACAACGCCATCGACATGATCGTGGGTCAATGTTTCCTGGAGGGCATTCCCACCCAGGACAAGATGATCGTCTCCACCGGCCGCGTGGCCTCCGAGATCCTGCTCAAGGCCGCGCGCATCGGCGTCCCGGTGCTGGCCTCCACGGCCGTGGCCACCCGTTTCTCCGTGGAGCTGGCCCGGGAGATCGGCATCACCCTGGTGGGCAACATTCAGGACGACGGGCTCTGGGTCTACAACGCCGCCGGACGGATCGCCGGACTCTAG
- a CDS encoding sigma-54-dependent transcriptional regulator produces MAEILIVDDDLHLRQSFEKLLAGEGHTVRAAASGEAGLRMVEERSPDLVVMDVRMPGMDGLTAFQAMRKVDPKLQAIIMTAFGTTETAIEATKMGAFDYVLKPFDIPDILDLIRRALEAGALMRGRVGLGPSVEAERGEALVGTGKAMNEVYKAIGRAAPTDALVLIRGESGTGKELVARAVYQHSLRADRPFLVINCVAIPETLLESELFGYEKGAFTGASARRVGKIEQANRGTVFLDEIGDMPLVIQAKILRLLQEKKIERLGGREPIPVDVRIIAATNRDLEAAVSEGRFREDLYYRLKVVTLNLPPLRERREDIPLLADYFLARFSRDMDMPNPGLTPEAVEALASHPWPGNVRELGNTLHKALIFSRGAPLTREDVFTAVGGSCAGTASAESEGGETLASFVRRTLTEKAGENAFDQLMDHVGRLVIREALEITGGNRTRAARLLGLSRPTLLARIEKYGLRIGAQVS; encoded by the coding sequence ATGGCTGAGATCCTGATCGTCGACGACGACCTGCACCTGCGCCAGAGCTTCGAGAAGCTGCTCGCCGGCGAGGGGCACACGGTGCGCGCGGCGGCCTCGGGCGAGGCCGGGCTTCGCATGGTGGAGGAGCGTTCCCCGGACCTCGTGGTCATGGACGTGCGCATGCCGGGCATGGACGGACTGACCGCCTTCCAGGCCATGCGCAAGGTCGATCCCAAGCTCCAGGCCATCATCATGACCGCCTTCGGCACCACCGAAACGGCCATCGAGGCCACCAAGATGGGGGCCTTCGACTACGTGCTCAAGCCCTTCGACATCCCGGACATCCTGGATCTCATCCGCCGGGCCCTGGAGGCCGGGGCGCTCATGCGCGGCCGCGTGGGCCTGGGCCCCTCGGTCGAGGCCGAGCGGGGCGAGGCCCTGGTGGGCACGGGCAAGGCCATGAACGAGGTCTACAAGGCCATCGGCAGGGCCGCGCCCACCGACGCCCTGGTGCTCATCCGGGGCGAGTCCGGCACGGGCAAGGAGTTGGTGGCCCGCGCCGTGTACCAGCACAGCCTGCGCGCGGATCGGCCGTTTTTGGTCATCAACTGCGTGGCCATCCCGGAAACCCTCCTGGAAAGCGAATTGTTCGGCTACGAAAAGGGAGCCTTCACCGGGGCCAGCGCCCGGCGCGTGGGAAAGATCGAGCAGGCCAACCGCGGCACCGTGTTCCTGGACGAGATCGGGGACATGCCCCTGGTCATCCAGGCCAAGATCCTGCGCCTGCTCCAGGAGAAGAAGATCGAACGCCTGGGCGGCCGCGAGCCCATCCCCGTGGACGTTCGCATCATCGCGGCCACCAACCGCGACCTGGAAGCCGCCGTATCCGAGGGCCGCTTCCGCGAAGATCTCTACTACCGGCTCAAAGTCGTGACCCTGAACCTGCCGCCCCTGCGCGAACGGCGCGAGGACATTCCGCTCCTGGCGGACTATTTCCTGGCCCGCTTCAGCCGGGACATGGACATGCCCAACCCGGGCCTGACCCCCGAGGCCGTGGAAGCCCTGGCTTCCCACCCCTGGCCCGGCAACGTGCGCGAATTGGGCAACACCCTGCACAAGGCCCTCATCTTCAGCCGGGGTGCCCCGCTCACCCGGGAGGACGTGTTCACGGCAGTGGGCGGATCGTGCGCCGGGACCGCGTCCGCCGAGTCCGAGGGCGGCGAAACCCTGGCCTCCTTCGTGCGCCGCACGCTCACCGAGAAGGCGGGCGAAAACGCCTTCGACCAGCTCATGGACCACGTAGGCCGGTTGGTCATCCGCGAGGCCCTGGAGATCACGGGCGGCAACCGCACCCGCGCGGCCAGGCTCCTGGGCCTGTCCCGCCCCACCCTGCTGGCCCGCATCGAGAAGTACGGCCTGCGCATCGGGGCCCAGGTTTCCTGA
- a CDS encoding response regulator encodes MTAAPCVLIVDRNPRVRAFLARELEVLGVRALQARDRHQARELLARGGQPALLICDAEALAGGPGWATDLCPACPVVVQTYPGDGPEAGIVCAHALVEKTGDPSRLLSAVLTLLRADGFEAGVERMLTEAAGEGRDGANEDDEKDQSFQEE; translated from the coding sequence ATGACCGCCGCTCCCTGTGTGCTCATCGTGGACCGCAACCCCAGGGTCCGAGCCTTTCTGGCCCGCGAACTGGAGGTTCTCGGCGTGCGGGCGCTCCAGGCCCGCGACCGTCATCAGGCCCGGGAACTCCTGGCCCGTGGCGGACAACCGGCCCTCCTGATCTGCGATGCCGAAGCCCTGGCCGGGGGACCGGGCTGGGCCACGGACCTCTGCCCCGCCTGCCCGGTGGTGGTCCAAACCTACCCCGGGGACGGCCCGGAAGCGGGCATCGTCTGCGCCCATGCGCTGGTGGAAAAGACCGGCGACCCCTCGCGCCTGCTGTCCGCCGTGCTCACCCTGCTCCGTGCCGACGGCTTCGAGGCCGGGGTGGAAAGAATGCTGACAGAGGCCGCCGGCGAAGGACGGGACGGCGCGAACGAGGACGACGAAAAAGATCAATCATTCCAGGAAGAATAG
- a CDS encoding transposase, which translates to MAARLPSSPDVARASASEEAAEALLRGLCHPDGVPFCPRCNDRRVYHLAEGRLRCGGCRYTFQEFTGRWINNGGLSCRQWLRLADLFANEATAHGIAKEIGASYNATYKALTALRYALLVQALDARLLLGPATGLGECIQGRKLTGQPGDLPPGRVPVFGLIEEGGLVFVDLVPEIEAETVFHFHANFQLKLIRMNNIIYTDRYRRYHALVFCADEALPLRYISNYDRIPYVDAEQHAFWTFAQERIKRYKGLSPQRFPLYLKELEFRYNRRDQDLCRLFLEALCALMPDLPAAGSQAGGTGRAAAKASSTSSWKSEGPAMPTASNT; encoded by the coding sequence ATGGCGGCGCGGCTCCCCTCGTCCCCCGACGTGGCGCGGGCCTCGGCCTCGGAAGAGGCGGCGGAGGCCCTGCTGCGCGGGCTCTGCCACCCCGACGGGGTGCCTTTCTGCCCGCGCTGCAACGACCGCCGCGTCTATCATCTGGCCGAGGGCCGCCTGCGCTGCGGCGGCTGCCGCTACACCTTTCAGGAGTTCACCGGACGTTGGATCAACAACGGAGGGCTATCCTGCCGCCAATGGCTGCGACTGGCCGATCTGTTCGCGAACGAGGCCACGGCCCACGGCATCGCAAAAGAGATCGGAGCCTCCTACAACGCCACCTACAAGGCCCTGACCGCCCTGCGCTACGCCCTGCTGGTCCAGGCCCTGGACGCCCGGCTCCTGCTGGGCCCGGCCACCGGCCTGGGCGAGTGCATCCAGGGCCGCAAGCTCACGGGCCAGCCGGGCGACCTGCCGCCGGGGCGCGTGCCGGTCTTCGGGCTCATCGAGGAGGGGGGTCTGGTCTTCGTGGACCTCGTTCCGGAAATCGAGGCCGAAACCGTGTTCCACTTCCACGCCAATTTCCAGCTCAAGCTCATCCGCATGAACAACATCATCTACACGGACCGCTACCGCCGTTACCACGCCCTGGTCTTCTGCGCCGACGAAGCCCTGCCCCTGCGCTACATCAGCAACTACGACCGGATTCCCTACGTGGACGCCGAGCAACACGCCTTCTGGACCTTCGCCCAGGAGCGCATCAAGCGCTACAAGGGGCTCTCGCCCCAGCGCTTCCCGCTCTATCTCAAGGAGTTGGAATTCCGCTACAACCGGCGCGACCAGGATCTCTGCCGTCTCTTCCTTGAGGCCCTCTGCGCGCTCATGCCGGACCTGCCCGCCGCCGGGTCTCAGGCCGGAGGGACCGGACGCGCGGCGGCCAAGGCCTCCTCCACGTCCTCGTGGAAATCCGAGGGCCCGGCGATGCCCACGGCTTCGAACACCTGA
- a CDS encoding ATP-binding protein, producing MSDQHSKARPGWFSLRARIAALLVGLMLATTAGAVYTFLYAERTQAIFTELEQNEVAPLLAAQALENAFVMQKGYVTYYMLTSDEEWIKKLDVQRRAFENWLGRARETENLDEGRRILNRIESEYFRYAGARDEVIQLYREGRKTDGEAKHWLIREQFLQITALAERYKQIHNESITQASSTYRERARVVTGLSLAAIVLTVILGFGLCWVLFRQILAPIRRLAADTPQPSPGALFNEVGALSDRVGTLLEDVNKAKTLLAESRETLRQTEKLALVGKLAAGVAHSIRNPLTSVKMRLFSLERGLQLDPRQKEDFEVIADEIKHLDTIIRNFLEFSRRPKLKIQRISPSAVVDMTLQLLRHRLESFGVDVDVNREDPLPEVDVDPEQLKEALVNLLLNACDAMGHGGHIVINEEKGIVPPLGRAVVIRITDSGPGIAPELREEVFQPFFSTKEEGTGLGLPIAKRILEEHGGWLHLHSVEGKGATFVLALPCKEDTSWLRS from the coding sequence GTGTCCGATCAGCATTCCAAGGCCCGTCCGGGCTGGTTCAGCCTGCGGGCGCGCATCGCGGCGCTGCTCGTGGGCCTCATGCTGGCCACCACGGCCGGCGCGGTCTACACCTTCCTCTACGCCGAACGCACCCAGGCCATCTTCACCGAGCTGGAACAAAACGAGGTCGCCCCGCTCCTGGCCGCCCAGGCCCTGGAGAACGCCTTCGTCATGCAGAAGGGCTACGTGACCTATTACATGCTCACCAGCGACGAGGAATGGATCAAGAAGCTGGACGTGCAACGCCGGGCCTTCGAAAACTGGCTCGGCCGCGCCCGGGAGACCGAGAACCTGGACGAGGGCCGCCGCATCCTCAACCGCATCGAGTCGGAATACTTCCGCTACGCCGGGGCCCGCGACGAGGTCATCCAGCTCTACCGCGAAGGCCGCAAAACCGACGGTGAGGCCAAACATTGGCTCATCCGTGAACAGTTTCTCCAGATCACGGCCCTGGCCGAACGCTACAAGCAGATCCACAACGAGAGCATCACCCAGGCCAGTTCGACCTACCGCGAACGCGCCAGGGTGGTCACTGGCCTGTCCCTGGCCGCCATCGTGCTCACCGTGATCCTGGGCTTCGGCCTCTGCTGGGTGCTTTTCCGCCAGATCCTCGCGCCCATCCGCCGCCTGGCCGCCGACACGCCCCAACCCTCGCCCGGGGCCCTGTTCAACGAGGTGGGCGCGCTCTCCGACCGGGTGGGAACCCTGCTGGAGGACGTGAACAAGGCCAAAACGCTCCTGGCCGAGAGCCGGGAGACCCTGCGCCAGACCGAGAAGCTGGCCCTGGTGGGCAAGCTGGCCGCGGGCGTGGCCCACAGCATCCGCAATCCCCTGACCTCGGTGAAGATGCGCCTCTTCTCCCTGGAACGCGGCCTGCAACTGGACCCGCGCCAGAAAGAGGACTTCGAGGTCATCGCCGACGAGATCAAGCACCTGGACACCATCATCCGCAACTTCTTGGAGTTCTCGCGGCGGCCCAAGCTCAAGATCCAGCGGATCAGCCCCTCGGCCGTGGTGGACATGACCCTGCAACTGCTCCGCCACCGCCTGGAGTCCTTCGGCGTGGACGTGGACGTCAACCGCGAAGATCCCCTGCCCGAAGTGGATGTTGACCCCGAACAGCTCAAGGAGGCCCTGGTGAACCTCCTGCTCAACGCCTGCGACGCCATGGGCCACGGAGGCCACATCGTCATCAACGAGGAGAAGGGCATCGTTCCGCCCTTGGGGCGGGCCGTAGTCATCCGCATCACCGACTCCGGCCCCGGCATCGCTCCCGAACTGCGCGAGGAGGTCTTTCAGCCCTTCTTCAGCACCAAGGAAGAAGGCACGGGCCTGGGCCTGCCCATCGCCAAACGCATCCTGGAGGAGCACGGCGGCTGGCTCCACCTGCACTCCGTGGAAGGCAAGGGCGCCACCTTCGTCCTGGCCCTGCCCTGCAAGGAGGACACGTCATGGCTGAGATCCTGA
- a CDS encoding sulfite exporter TauE/SafE family protein: MGFGRQLYEFMKAASVAHAKWDLEVSMSILKSRKKLLLLLLLALPCLFFGLAMAGGGDFLGGKTAYAPAFYSTKIFLVSIAVGLAAGLITGCIGAGGGFIITPALMAAGIKGILAVGTDLFHIFAKAIMGTTVHKKLGNVSTKLAIAFLVGSGAGTFVGGAINKGLYNKDPLLSELFISSIYAILLGFLGFYALFDFLKASRKPGGGGDAHGGGGGTTALAVKLQNMQIPPMITFDEDLVPGGRRISGWIVAAGGAVVGILAAIMGVGGGFVTFPMFVYIFGVSSMTTVGTDILQIIFTAGLAAIAQYAIYGFVFYTLAMGMLLGSLLGIQIGALTTKVVKGVHIRGFYAVSIIAGFINRAATLPKKLTELEMVDLSKSFVANVEFVGNIIFWVVVAFFGIWVFGKFFANIGKLRGEA, from the coding sequence ATGGGATTCGGAAGACAACTCTATGAATTCATGAAAGCCGCCTCGGTGGCCCACGCCAAGTGGGATCTCGAGGTGTCCATGTCCATCCTGAAAAGCCGCAAGAAGCTCCTGCTGCTGCTTCTGCTGGCGCTGCCCTGCCTCTTCTTCGGCCTGGCCATGGCCGGCGGGGGCGACTTCCTGGGCGGCAAGACGGCCTACGCTCCGGCCTTCTACTCCACGAAGATCTTTCTCGTCTCCATCGCCGTCGGTCTCGCGGCCGGTCTGATCACCGGCTGCATCGGCGCGGGCGGCGGCTTCATCATCACCCCGGCGCTCATGGCCGCGGGCATCAAGGGCATCCTGGCCGTTGGCACGGACCTCTTCCACATCTTCGCCAAGGCCATCATGGGCACCACGGTGCACAAGAAGCTCGGCAACGTCTCCACCAAGCTGGCCATCGCCTTCCTGGTGGGTTCGGGCGCGGGCACCTTCGTGGGCGGCGCGATCAACAAGGGCTTGTACAACAAAGACCCGCTGCTCTCCGAGCTGTTCATCAGCTCCATCTACGCCATCCTGCTCGGCTTCCTCGGCTTTTACGCCCTGTTCGACTTCCTCAAGGCCAGCCGCAAGCCCGGCGGTGGCGGCGACGCCCACGGCGGCGGCGGCGGCACCACGGCCCTGGCCGTGAAGCTCCAGAACATGCAGATCCCGCCGATGATCACCTTCGACGAGGATCTGGTTCCCGGCGGACGCCGGATCTCCGGCTGGATCGTCGCGGCCGGCGGCGCCGTGGTCGGCATCCTGGCGGCCATCATGGGCGTGGGCGGCGGCTTCGTCACCTTCCCCATGTTCGTCTACATCTTCGGCGTGTCCTCCATGACCACGGTGGGCACCGACATCCTCCAGATCATCTTCACCGCGGGTCTGGCGGCCATCGCCCAGTACGCGATCTACGGCTTCGTCTTCTACACCCTGGCCATGGGCATGCTCCTGGGCTCGCTCCTGGGCATCCAGATCGGCGCCCTGACCACCAAGGTCGTCAAGGGCGTCCACATCCGCGGCTTCTACGCCGTCTCGATCATCGCGGGCTTCATCAACCGCGCCGCCACGCTGCCCAAGAAGCTCACGGAACTGGAGATGGTCGACCTCTCCAAGTCCTTCGTGGCCAACGTCGAATTCGTGGGCAACATCATCTTCTGGGTGGTGGTGGCCTTCTTCGGCATCTGGGTGTTCGGCAAGTTCTTCGCCAACATCGGCAAGCTCAGAGGGGAGGCCTAA
- a CDS encoding ATP-binding protein, which translates to MPRGLGQAFGRFSLRGLLVVLVLLTLCPVLGLALYNAVQEREDAALRAQEDALRVMRLLAGGPEQAADYAHRILAALSRDPAIRRLDAAACDPLFADLLRDNPEYADILAMTPGGEVFSSGSRRALDIRHAYTPLLVDRNPGTELSWAGVLEGRSILFFCQPVRDEHNRLAALLAVVVDLSIYGRSFEQANLPPGSTFSIAKSDGSLLFHSQGDETLTSRLLPPEQLALFLELIKRGDEANATGLDRDGVERLYSVKRLRLGKGADDVFVRIGIPSRAVFAQVDGRLWRNLLGIGAAGALVLVLTWLYGNRFILSRVRALTQAAQRIRQGDFTVRNNMGEGGGELGILGQAFDSMAESLARREDERQAHMAELRDKERRIQALFDATTDSVMLLSPDGTILAANQIASKRRNASAEELTGTLIFDSLPVETAELRRIKLKEAARTGQPRVFDEEVGDRVYRLRIYPVTDEKGAVTHLASFSRDITQRRHAERELLKAKRQAEAANEAKTQFLANMSHELRTPLNGILGMLQILLASTLDPEQRRNLEMARQCADSLHKTVNNLLEMASIEAGSAEILEREFHLDEVLDPLLRTYEVQARLKGLTLHVDRGAGLPERLLGDPFRLRQVLNNLLSNALRFTPSGSVSVSVLPDSGPPEGEGRSRLTFAVRDTGIGIPPQAQTHIFENFELAEHYLNKRYGGSGLGLSIARQVVERMGGEIRLESAEGQGSTFTVSVPFSLPGVGTPAPAQSAAARKPRKNLRILLVEDELVNRMFASQVLGRMDHSVTAVTNGTEAIQALERENFDLILMDVQMPVMDGITATKSIRDGRARCRDPRIPIIALTAYAMESDRDRFLRIGMDDFVAKPFTVEALAQAIDRVLSR; encoded by the coding sequence ATGCCCCGAGGACTAGGGCAGGCGTTCGGTCGATTCAGCCTGCGCGGCCTGCTGGTCGTGCTCGTGCTGCTGACCCTCTGCCCGGTCCTGGGACTGGCGCTTTACAACGCGGTCCAGGAGCGGGAGGACGCGGCCCTGCGGGCCCAGGAAGACGCGTTGCGGGTCATGCGCCTTCTGGCCGGGGGCCCGGAACAGGCCGCCGACTACGCCCACCGCATCCTGGCCGCCCTCTCCAGGGATCCGGCCATTCGGCGCCTCGACGCCGCGGCCTGCGATCCTCTCTTCGCCGATCTTTTGCGCGACAATCCAGAATATGCCGACATCCTGGCCATGACGCCGGGCGGCGAGGTCTTCAGCTCCGGATCCCGCCGGGCGCTGGACATCCGTCACGCCTACACGCCTCTCCTGGTGGACCGCAATCCGGGCACGGAGCTTTCCTGGGCCGGGGTGCTGGAGGGACGCTCGATCCTTTTCTTCTGCCAACCCGTGCGCGACGAGCACAACCGTCTGGCGGCCCTGCTGGCCGTCGTCGTGGACCTCTCCATCTACGGCCGGAGCTTCGAGCAGGCCAACCTCCCGCCGGGCTCCACCTTCTCCATCGCCAAGTCCGACGGTTCCCTGCTCTTCCATTCCCAGGGGGACGAGACCCTGACCTCGCGCCTGCTGCCGCCGGAACAGCTGGCCCTGTTCCTCGAACTGATCAAGCGCGGCGACGAGGCCAACGCCACGGGTCTCGACCGAGACGGCGTGGAGCGCCTATACTCGGTCAAACGCCTGCGCCTCGGCAAGGGCGCGGATGACGTCTTCGTGCGCATCGGCATCCCCAGCCGGGCCGTGTTCGCGCAGGTGGACGGCCGCCTCTGGCGCAACCTCCTGGGCATCGGCGCGGCGGGAGCCCTCGTGCTCGTGCTGACATGGCTCTACGGCAATCGCTTCATCCTCAGCCGGGTGCGGGCCTTGACCCAGGCCGCCCAACGCATCCGCCAAGGCGATTTCACCGTCCGGAACAACATGGGCGAAGGCGGAGGGGAGTTGGGAATCCTCGGCCAGGCCTTCGACTCCATGGCCGAATCCCTGGCCCGACGCGAGGACGAGCGCCAGGCCCACATGGCCGAGCTGCGCGACAAGGAACGCCGCATCCAGGCTCTGTTCGACGCCACCACCGACTCGGTCATGCTCCTCTCCCCCGACGGGACCATTCTCGCCGCCAACCAGATCGCGTCCAAGCGGCGCAACGCCAGCGCCGAGGAACTCACCGGCACGCTCATCTTCGACTCCCTGCCCGTGGAAACCGCGGAACTGCGGCGCATCAAGCTGAAGGAGGCCGCCCGCACCGGCCAGCCGCGCGTCTTCGACGAGGAGGTGGGCGACCGAGTCTACCGCCTGCGGATCTACCCCGTGACCGATGAAAAGGGTGCGGTGACGCATCTGGCCAGCTTTTCCCGCGACATCACCCAGCGACGGCACGCCGAACGCGAACTGCTCAAGGCCAAACGCCAGGCCGAGGCCGCCAACGAGGCCAAGACCCAGTTCCTGGCCAACATGAGCCACGAATTGCGCACACCGCTCAACGGCATCCTGGGCATGCTCCAGATACTCCTCGCCTCCACCCTGGACCCGGAGCAGCGGCGCAACCTCGAAATGGCCCGGCAATGCGCCGACAGCCTGCACAAGACCGTGAACAACCTTCTGGAGATGGCCAGCATCGAAGCCGGTTCCGCAGAGATCCTGGAGCGGGAGTTCCATCTGGACGAGGTGCTCGATCCCCTGCTGCGGACCTACGAGGTGCAGGCCCGGCTCAAGGGGCTGACGCTGCACGTGGACCGGGGGGCCGGACTGCCGGAACGCCTGCTGGGCGATCCATTCCGGTTGCGCCAGGTGCTCAACAACCTGCTCTCCAACGCCCTGCGCTTCACCCCCTCGGGCTCCGTGAGCGTTTCCGTGCTTCCCGACTCCGGCCCCCCGGAGGGCGAGGGCCGGAGCCGCCTGACCTTCGCCGTGCGGGACACCGGCATCGGCATTCCGCCCCAGGCCCAGACGCACATCTTCGAGAACTTCGAACTGGCCGAGCACTACCTGAACAAACGCTATGGCGGCTCCGGCCTGGGTTTGTCCATCGCCCGTCAGGTGGTCGAGCGCATGGGCGGCGAAATCCGTCTGGAAAGCGCGGAAGGCCAGGGCAGCACCTTCACCGTCAGCGTGCCCTTCAGCCTGCCCGGCGTCGGGACGCCGGCTCCCGCCCAGTCGGCCGCGGCCCGCAAGCCCAGGAAGAACCTGCGCATCCTCCTGGTGGAGGACGAACTGGTCAACCGCATGTTCGCCAGCCAGGTTCTCGGTCGCATGGACCATTCGGTCACGGCCGTGACCAACGGCACCGAAGCCATCCAGGCCCTGGAACGCGAGAACTTCGATCTCATCCTCATGGACGTGCAGATGCCGGTCATGGACGGCATTACGGCCACCAAGTCCATCCGCGACGGCCGCGCCCGCTGCCGCGACCCGCGCATCCCCATCATCGCGCTCACCGCCTACGCCATGGAAAGCGACCGCGACCGCTTCCTGCGGATCGGCATGGACGACTTCGTGGCCAAACCGTTCACCGTGGAGGCCCTGGCCCAGGCCATCGACCGGGTTCTCTCCCGCTGA
- a CDS encoding response regulator encodes MDKDKTVLLIDDEKPTLHMFRLMLGVYGYGVLTAEDGEEGVEIFAANRPALVMTDIKMPGLDGIEVLKRIKALDHRTEVIVITGHGDMDLAIEALNLDATDFINKPVHRHALEQALKRAEARIALTRSREREIIVQDTEEAAVIRFQGNVTSHCEPFLQEAYAKATALGRPLLVLHFEDSASINGAGISCLTQVVGMARAAGIRLAVCGVSGNFRQVFEAVGIAGPSDFHEDVEEALAAARPVPPA; translated from the coding sequence ATGGACAAGGACAAGACGGTTCTGCTCATCGACGACGAGAAACCCACGCTGCACATGTTCCGGCTCATGCTCGGAGTCTACGGCTACGGCGTGCTCACCGCCGAGGACGGCGAGGAGGGCGTGGAGATCTTCGCGGCCAACCGTCCGGCCCTGGTCATGACGGACATCAAGATGCCCGGCCTGGACGGCATCGAGGTGCTCAAGCGCATCAAGGCCCTGGACCACCGCACCGAGGTCATCGTCATCACCGGCCACGGCGACATGGACTTGGCCATCGAGGCCCTCAACCTGGACGCCACGGACTTCATCAACAAGCCGGTGCACCGGCACGCCCTGGAGCAGGCTCTGAAGCGTGCCGAGGCGCGCATCGCCCTGACCCGCAGCCGCGAACGGGAAATCATCGTGCAGGATACGGAAGAGGCCGCCGTCATTCGTTTCCAGGGTAACGTGACCTCGCACTGCGAGCCGTTTCTCCAGGAGGCCTACGCCAAGGCCACGGCCTTGGGAAGGCCGCTTCTGGTGCTGCACTTCGAGGACTCGGCTTCGATCAACGGGGCGGGCATCTCCTGTCTGACCCAGGTGGTGGGCATGGCCCGGGCCGCCGGAATACGGCTGGCCGTGTGCGGGGTGTCGGGGAATTTCCGTCAGGTGTTCGAAGCCGTGGGCATCGCCGGGCCCTCGGATTTCCACGAGGACGTGGAGGAGGCCTTGGCCGCCGCGCGTCCGGTCCCTCCGGCCTGA